The genomic segment tttttagtaatttttaagctaaaacatctttttttccagttgttattcttcattttttatcattttatttatatattttcctccTTAAGGCCTCTGCTGTTGGCgacttttttaagaaaaaactttaaaataataattttatttatctactttATATAATTATGAAGTTTTTATTGACAAGGAGAGACTTTGTCCTCTGATGATAAATAACtgaatacatataaatatacagtatgtttataaaataatattgtaatatttataACTAAGCGCAGAGCTGTAAATAAaagtacttttgttttgttttaagtatactttgtgttttaaatcatgtttttgtgttaggattttaaattaaatataattttctttcatttgaaatAATCTTTACTATATTCACAAGCCCAAATCCCAAAGAGTTGGTTACTAAAAACTTTGATTAAtgaatctcatcaactcatattttattcccagcagCAGATACCAGCATATCAGAGATGAAACgcagacgtttcaccatgagatgaaaacatgagctgatagtgaatctgatggaaaaagctggaacaggagcaacaaaaggctggaaaagtacctggtacaaaccagaaacacctggaggagcattggacaactaactaggttacctggcaacaggtcagtaaaatGACTgtgtataaaaggagcatttctgagaggcagagtctctcagatgaaaagatggacagagcttcaccaatctgagactaactggatctaaaactgtggaacaatttcagagaaatgttcctcagactgaaaatcctccatctacagtgtagaacatATGAAGAACTGACAGGTCCAGCGTGTAGAactactgccatctagtggtgaatgtacggtggccgtcagtggccaaactTCTTCTagacataaagatgttttcatgtgtgagtggatgcagtggcctcaggtgcagcgatgttTGCGCTGCAGGTAACTACGTGCatactttcttcttctgtggtgcttTTAAGGCTTTACTACACAATGCTAAAtgccaccctggaactactttttccaccgtgccgaacgtcaccctggaactactttttccaccgtgccgaacgtcaccctggaactactttttacaccgtgccgaacgtcaccctggaactactttttccatgccgaacgtcaccctggaactactttttccatgccgaacgtcaccctggaactactttttccactgtgccgaacatcaccctggaactactttttccaccgtgccgaacgtcaccctggaactactttttacaccgtgccgaacgtcaccctggaactactttttccaccgtgccgaacgtcaccctggaactactttttcaaccgtgccgaacgtcaccctggaactactttttccaccgtgccgaacgtcaccctggaactactttttccaccgtgccgaacgtcaccctggaactactttttacaccgtgccgaacgtcaccctggaactactttttccatgccgaacgtcaccctggaactactttttccatgccgaacgtcaccctggaactactttttccactgtgccgaacatcaccctggaactactttttccaccgtgccgaacgtcaccctggaactactttttacaccgtgccgaacgtcaccctggaactactttttccaccgtgccgaacgtcaccctggaactactttttcaaccgtgccgaacgtcaccctggaactactttttccaccgtgccgaacgtcaccctggaactactttttccaccgtgccgaacgtcaccctggaactactttttccaccgtgccgaacatcacccgggaactactttttacaccgtgccgaacatcaccctggaactactttttacaccgtgccgaacatcaccctggaactactttttacaccgtgccgaacatcaccctggaactactttttacaccgtgccgaacatcaccctggaactactttttacaccgtgccgaacatcaccctggaactactttttacaccatgccgaacatcaccctggaactactttttacaccatgctgaacatcaccctggaactactttttccagacgtgttgcatCAGATTAACTATCAGCTGGTATTTTCCACcacatgataaaatgtctcagtttcatcgtCTGACGTGTTTatcttctttctttgttttgggaATTTGGGATGTAATTTAACTTGTTTTCTGACTTGAAAATGCTTTTAATCcttatttaattataataataattctttGTGAGGTATCGGGAGCCAGTTAagtcattatttatttcactgttaaaaaacaaactcaggAACCATAAATTTCAgtgaaaagaacatttttttctaatctaaTCCAGAATCAATCCGTCTGGACCCAGAACTACCAGACTGGAGCCAGAACCGATCTGTCTAGACCCTGAACCGAACTGTCTAGACCCAGAaccatccatctggacccagAACCGATCCATCTGAACCCAGAACCGATCCATCGGGACCCAGAACCGATCCATCGGGGCCCAGAACTGATCCATCGGGGCCCAGAACCGATCCATCTGGACCCAGAACCGTCTGTGCAGAGCTGATGTTTTGGGAGTTTTCTTACACCAGACTTATTGCCGTTGCTTCCATCGTCTCTAATCACACTGAAACGGTAGAAAAGACGAAGGTTCGGGGAGACAAAGTGGACTCACGTTTTTCCTGAAGAGACGCGGTTCAGAGTGAAGACGAGCTGCATCCTCACccatccaacacacacacattaacacacagcTTGTTTTCATACATCGCTGCTGCAGCCACCACTCCTCCACCACATCCAGTCTGACGTTAACACAGAAGAAAGGAAATCCGCCGTCGGGCTGGTGGTCCAggagtttttagtttttctgataTAAGATGGTAAGCAGACTGTACTTATCGGATGGGAAGGAGGGATGAAGATTTGGGTTAAACCGATAAAAGGAGGACAGCGGAGTTTTCAGAATTTAGACGAACTGTAGATGATTTCTCGCtacaggagatggaggagacgCCTACTACTGATCCTTGTTGTTGAGGAAACCTCCGGAGGACCCGTTGGTTTCTGGTTCAGTCCTCTGGGACGAGAACTTCTCGTCTTTCATGTGGGAACCTGCAGAGACGAACAGATCAGATCTTTTCATTAACACCCCCCCAGTTAGCAGACCCTCTCCACCTACAGATGAGTCTCATAGTTAGGGTGTAGCCTTTACCTGCTCCCCCCTCAGTGGGACGGCTGCTCTCGGGTTCAGCAGATGACGGCTGAGCTATGGACGATGGAGGGAGGGGTGACGGGTAATCGGGCGGAGTCTCATTCTCGTCTCCTGATAGGCTCCTGGGAGCTCCCACCACCACGTCGCCGACCAGTCGCTTAGCAATGGGCAGCTTCCGCTCTGGGAGACGGGGGAAAGCAGAGTGGGTTTATAAAGACGACCGAGAAGACGTGCAGGTCCACCAGGTCTGGTCTTACAAGCCCGGAGACTTACTTTTCTTCTGTCCTCTGTATTGCTGGGACTTCTTCCTCTGTCTGGATGATGCTGAGTGCAGGTCTCTGGACCCTGGCACAGACAAACAATCAATGATGGGAAGGTACTGGTTACCGGTCCTGCCGGCAGCCGGCCCAGGCCAGGTGAGCTTTACCTGCATTAACAGCAGGAGGCTGCAGCTGGTATCCCATCAGCTGACACCAGCCCACCGGGTACAGGTCCGGGGACTCGCAGTCCACCCACTGGTCGTACTCGTCCTCCCAGCCGTCAAAGTGTATCCGTAGTAACCGGTGGACAATGCGGGTCACCGTGGCAACGCAGACGAGCCGGGGCTCCATGAGGTCCACGGCCTCCAGTTTCATTCCAGGACGGAAACCGTGGTTGGGGACGTCCTGATGGAGGACAGACAGGATTGAGACAAGTGGGTCAACTCTTCTGTCTCAGTAGTCCAGCCTGTCTCTGTCTCGGTATTCCAGCTTGTCTCTGTCTCAGTACTCCagcctgtctctgtctctgtactCTAGCCTGTCTATGTCTCAGTGCTCCagcctgtctctgtctctgtactCTAGCCTGTCTATGTAGTCCAGCTCGTCTCGCTACTCCAGCTTGTCTCTGTCTCGGTACTCCagcctgtctctgtctctgtactCTAGCCTGTCTATGTCTCAGTACTCCAGCCTGCCTCTGTCTCTGTACTCTAGCCTGTCTATGTCTCAGTGCTCCagcctgtctctgtctctgtactCTAGCCTGTCTATGTAGTCCAGCTCGTCTCGCTACTCCAGCTTGTCTCTGTCTCGGTACTCCagcctgtctctgtctctgtactCTAGCCTGTCTATGTCTCAGTACTCCagcctgtctctgtctctgtactCTAGCCTGTCTATGTAGTCCATCTTGTCTCGGTACTCCAGCCTGTCTCTGTCTCAGTACTCCAGCCTGTCTCTGTCTCGGTATTCCAGCCTGTCTCTGTCTCGGTACTCCAGCTTGTCTTTGTCTCAGTACTCCAGCCTATCTCTGTCTCTGTACTCCACCCTGTCTCTGTACTCCAGCCTGTCTCAGTACTCCAGCTTGTCTCTGTCTCGGTACTCCAgcttgtctctgtctctgtactctagcctgtctctgtctctgtactCCAGCCTGTCTCTATCTTGGTACTCCAGcctgtttctgtctctgtacTCCAGCTTGTCTCTGTCTCGGTACTCCAGCCTGTCTCAGTACTTCAGCCTGTCTTTGTCTCAGTACTTCAGTCTGTCTCCAGGAGAGGACTGgaggacatttttatttctataagcTGATTAATGGGTTTGTAACATCAGAGACAAAGTGTTCATCTTAATAACTGAAGCAGGACTGTGATGGTTCACAGTGACTACTGGGATCAATGTGGACTTCCAGCCTGAATAACTGATGTCCAGCAACAGCAAagacagccaatcagagtggaCTAGGACAGCGTGGGTGGAGTGGTTGGCTGATGTGTTTCACCTGCAGTTGGCTCTCACCTTGTTGAAGAGGTTGACTGGAGCAGCCACAGACTTGCTCTCCTTCAGATACTCAAACCACCGGAAGGGAAGACAGCTGTAACCTGATAAACAGAGAAGTCAGACCATCACTCAGCGTCGTCATGGCTACTGGACACGTGGAGGCTTAGACCACCGGGACAAGGTCTGTTTCTAACGAGAGCTCTCAGCCTCCTGTAACAACTTAAAACGTAAAATATTAGAGCGCAGCTTTATCGTTACTTATTGGCGGAGAGCAGTTTTTATCTGGGAGGAGGTCCTGCAGACCTGAAGGATTTTACTCCTCTTTCCGTTCAGTGTTCTGACTTTCAGTCTAGTTTAGTAGAAAATCAACTCTCAGACACTCATCAAGGTATCAATACGCCGAAAGGACCAGCCGCCTCTACCCATTTTCATCAGGCACCGCAGGGGGCAGCCCCCCCTACAGCCACTGCCTGGAGGAcccattgtttacagtgttgccAGCATAGCGACTGgggctatatttagcgagttttcatgtctatgtgaagaactagagttCATCTGGAGTTTAGCATGACGTCATCTCCAGCCCCGCGTTAACCAGCCGGTCCGGCTgcgcctcctccctcctccccttGCACCTCCCTCCTTATAAAAAGCTGTCGAGCAATGGCAGCGCGGATTTTCGAAGCAAAATGGCGGAGAGCAGAAGGAAATGTTCCCCTGCTGACGAACAGGGTCCAACATTACCTCTGAAGGTGTTGATGAAGGAAGGGACAGAACCCGGATTAACGGCCGGGTACGTCCGAAGAGGAGAGCACTGCCAGAGCTAAAGATGCTACAGTTCCACTCGGCGCTAGCTCCTCTCCTGGCTACTCCACTAACAGCATAAACATCGGAGATACTTCCACATGGTCCACAAACTGGTGATACTGGTTTGCTCTGTGAGTGGGCGAGTGGGGGAAGAGGTAGCGGGAGGTGTGGACCATGACACTCTTTGTTtcatataattataatttttttatattttgtcatttttttttacaacagtaATCCAactaaaaaagttttaaaatgtatttattttaatgttaatgcCAGACATTTATTCGAGGGGTGGGGCTTATTACTTAATAttgttatgtgattaaaatgtgatgaaTTAATTAGaaagcctgtaattaattagattatatattaatataattttattgtattgtttgggttgttgttgttattcttTTTCCTCTGTAGTATCGAGTATGGAGCAGCAGGTATCAGGTTTAGAAATTTGGTATGAGGACATCCCAACTACAGTCGCAGCTGTCCTAAACACGTCCTGTTCTGATCTAAACTCCTCCCATTGGCTCCCCTCCTGCTGGGCGGAGCCTGCTGTACCTCTGGGCGGCGTCAGCTCGATGTTATTGATCTCACAGAAGCCGGCGGGGAAGATGGAGGGAGAAGTGGAGTGATAGCAAAACCAGTCCGAGCCGTCTGCAGCCTCCGAGCCGTCGATTCCGATCATCAAGTATCCGTCCGCCAGGACCTGCAGGACGAAACCACAGGTGAGCTTCCGGCCATGGATGTCGGCCTCAGAGGCTCGGATCAACCCCCACCTTCCTCACGGTGGCCACGCAGATGGCTGACAGGTTCAGAGGGTCGATTGCCTCCAGCTTCATCCCATCCTCAAACCAGGGTCCGCTCTGGTCCACCTCCTTCACCTGCAGGACAGAGACAGGTATCAGACATCATGGAGATGGAGGCAGGTCAGGTGAGACCATGGGACAAGGAGCAGACCAGGACAGGTGAGACCACGGGACAAGGAGCAGACCAGGACAGGTGAGACCATGAGACAAGGAGCAGACCAGGACAGGTGAGACCATGAGACAAGGAGCAGACCCGGACAGGTGCGACCATGAGACAAGGAGCAGACCAGGACAGGTGAGACCGTGGGACAAGGAGCAGACCAGGACAGGTGAGACCGTGGGACAAGGAGCAGACCAGGACAGGTGAGACCATGGGACAAGGAGCAGACCAGGACAGGTGAGACCATGAGACAAGGAGCAGACCAGGACAGGTGAGACCATGAGACAAGGCGCAGACCAGGACAGGTGAGACCATGAGACAAGGCGCAGACCAGGACAGGTGAGACCATGAGACAAGGAGCAGACCAGGACAGGTGAGACCATGAGACAAGGCGCAGACCAGGACAGGTGAGACCATGAGACAAGGCGCAGACCAGGACAGGTGAGACCATGAGACAAGGAGCAGACCAGGACAGGTGAGACTATGAGACAAGGCGCAGACCAGGACAGGTGAGACCATGAGACAAGGCGCAGACCAGGACAGGTGAGACCATGAGACAAGGCGCAGACCAGGACAGGTGAGACCATGAGACAAGGCGCAGACCAGGACAGGTGAGACCATGAGACAAGGTGCAGACCAGGACAGGTGAGACCATGAGACAAGGCGCAGACCAGGACAGGTGAGACCATGAGACAAGGCGCAGACCAGGACAGGTGAGACTATGAGACAAGGCGCAGACCAGGACAGGTGAGACCATGAGACAAGGCGCAGACCAGGACAGGTGTTATACTGCCCCCCTGTGGAGGGAACAGGAGCCATTCTGGAAATATtgtatgaaatgtaaataaaaccagaatgaaatcatggtctttatttaaaaactggacATCTTCATAAAGACAggactttttttaaagaaaggagGACTGAGGGGACCCTAGAGACCGGGACATCCTTTTAGAGAGCACTTCAGTGTTTCCTGTCACATCTCCCAGCAACCAGCTACTACTCAACCAAACCAGTTCCACCAGTCCATCTCTCTTCATAGGGGGCTGGGGCCAGCAGGACTGTCTGCCCGGTCCCTCACCAGACTGTCTGCAAACCTGCCGTCAGCTGGCGACTTTCCAGCGGTCTCATCTGACCTGATCTGGACCTGATCTCTGGCCCCCTGACCTGCTCTGGACCTGATCTCTGCCCCCCCCCTGAACGTTTTTGACCAAGGACTTGTGGATTTGGACTGCTAACCTGGCTCTGACCCTGGTTCAGCGAGTACACTATTATTTAGAACTGGATAATCTGGTTCTGTCTGCTACAGCTTCTGGACCTgccatctggacctggatctgTATCAGTCCAGTTCCTCATATCTCTACATGTGAGTTCCagtatccatccacccatccctccatccatccatccacccacccacccatcaacctatccacccatccctccatccatccacccacccacagcTGATCTGCTGGGTCGGGTCAGCAGGTCCAGTTTGCTGGATGTTTCTCCTCCAATAATCCCAGCTGGTCCTGTCTGATACCTGGATGGAAAGTCTGATTGGACCTTCACAGCCAGGCAGAACTGGGAGCTTCTGGGGGTGAGCACGTAGAGGACGTAGCGAAACCTCCTCCTGTTGGTGTCCAGGCAGGTTCCAGTCTCAGATGGATGGCTGACACCTGATGACTGAGACCGTGGAACCAGCGATGATCCAGATCTCCAGAATCCGATAGCCGACTCCGTCCTCCAGGATAGATCCAGGatctctttctgttttccactgAGCTGCTGACCCGGGTGTTTCGGATCCTTCAGTTTCTGCAGGGCCACCATATTAATCCTGCTTCATATGGAGGTCCAGTCTGGGTCTGTGGACTCTTTGGGTCAGTTCAGGATTACGACCCCTCTGGAATACCGGCTTCGTTCACTTCCAGGTATCTGGGATTAAATGTTAGTAGATCCATCGGGATCTGGAAGCTGGGACGGTTTTTATGTGTTGAGTTAGAATTCtgataaaatgagtaaaaatctacaataaaacagaaataagataaaagacaaaataaaaataaatgaaaaataaaaataaaatgtaaaatacatgtaatccatgttaaaaatatataaatatattcctTAAATGTTCTCATTAAAAAACTAAGTTgataaatttatataaataattttatataaaagtatattttctatgtaataaaaatattcaaatattgaaataaaataataataatttgtaaaaaggaggaaaaattcTGATGTTTCAGGTTTTTCTAGAAACGGATTAAATGTAAACGTGTGGATAAAGTTCCAAACGTGGAATTGTTGACAGGTATTGGTAGGTGATCCTTCTGGTCTTCTAACTGGTCCGGCCCACTGGAGACCAGACTGGGAGGCACGTGGTCCTGAACCAGAACGACCCCCCCCTTCGGGAGGACCGGAGGATGTCCAGCACACGTCAGGTGATGCTCACCTTTGTGAACAGCTGTCCAGGTGCGTCCATCTGACTGTCCAGCTTCTTGGCCACATCTGAAAGACAGGCAGGATCTTCTTcagtccatcatcatcatcaccaccctCAGCCGGGGGATGTTGGACCCACCTGATCGTTTGAAGCGGTGTCCGATGGACCGGGACCACCCGATGCTGTGGATCAGAGGGCTGTACATGTGGCACCAGAAGTCGTCCGTCCCGTCGTCGCACTCCTCGTACACGAGCCGCAGCCGCCCGCCGATCACCTGCAAGCTGACACGTCAGGAGGGCCCCAACCTGGTCCCCAACCCAGTCCTGGACCCAGACCCAGACCTGAGCCCAGAACCTAACCTGGACCCAGACCCAGACCTAAGCCCAGAACCTAACCTGGTCCCTAACCCAGACCTGGACCCAGACCTGAGCCCAGAACCTAACCTGGTCCCAGACCCAGACCTGGACCCAGACCCAGACCTGAGCCCAGAACCTAACCTGGACCCAGACCCAGACCTGGCCCAGACCTAAGCCCAGAACCTAACCTGGTCCCCAACCCAGACCTGAGCCCAGACCTAAGCCCAGAACCTAACCTGGTCCCCAACCCAGACCTGGACCCAGACCCAGACCTGAGCCCAGAACCTAACCTGGTCCCAGACCCAGACCTGGACCCAGACCCAGACCTGAGCCCAGAACCTAACCTGGTccctgaacccagacctgaaccaaTACCTGAGCCCAGTCCCCGCCGAGACCTGAACCGAGACCTGTGCCCAGCCCTGAGCCCAGACCTCAGCCCAGACCCCGATCAAAACCCAAACTGGACCCTAACCCAGACCTGAGCCCAGACCCCGCCCAGACCTGAACCAAGACTTGAGCCCAGATCCtaacccagacctgaaccaaGACTTGAGCCCAGAGCCtaacccagacctgaaccaaGACCTGAGCCCAGACCCCGCCCCAAAACCTAACCTGGACCCTAACCCAGACCTGAGCCCAGACTCCACCCAGACCCTAACCTGGACCCCACCCAGACCTGAGCCCAGACCCCGCCCAAAACCTAACCTAGATCCCACCCAGACCCCCGCTCCCACCCAGACACCCACCTGCTCCACCAGAGCCACCCGGGTCCGACACAGGTGAGTCTtatccaccacctccaccctcATCTGCTTCTTGAAGGGGAACTGCATGCTCTCCTGCAcctgagggaggaagaggaggatgaagaggccACACATTGAGTCCTGGCTCCTCCAGTGGCTCGGCGGGGAGTTTACCTTAGAGGAAAAGTCCGGTGGCAGAGTCTTGGAGCCCGTCAGTCTCTTGACGAGGAAGGTCTTCCAGTTGGTGAAGCGGTGCAGGATGGCTGGCAGCAGACAGGAGAATCTCATCACCACACAAACGTCTAACTTAAGACCTGCATGACTGAGTTCCTTCTAACCTCGGGTTGTCTTTGGACCCGAGAACCTCAGGGAGACTCGGTCTGGCAATGGAATTACTCTGGATGGTTTTACCTTGGCTTCCAGCACTACAATGAGGAACCTCTGAGTTATTCTGGACCAGGATTTGTACGTAGACCCACATCACATTTTCATgctaaaaacatcaccatcactactatgttgctaagagacctctatttagacctggacatgatgatgaagccacttcctgtcagactttccaccaatcagagagcttagattgacggtaacgtccaatcaggagcagccaaagatcaaccagtgagcagaaagttctatgtgtgtgtgaaaagaagaaaaataatgctcctctatggctggaataaagccaagaagacgtttctgatgcacgatggcgccacaaagcagctgagctggagttggtttagtgaggatagcaggtaaatagtagcaggaataactggaaatgaggaaaaagtggaaacatggaaatagtttctgttgtgtgtttgtttcaataacaatattttttctcctgaaagccaaaacttgagagaacgatgagatgagaaaaggtttggtcactgttgatctgtgtgttatttctacaaagttctgttagtaataaattctgctttcttcttctggtcggcctttttgctgctacatctattcatacattcattttacatcattttacctcccagtctgacagctgaggctggaaacatccaGGTATCGAACGAACGTGGAAATGAGAGCACATGCTCTTACGATTGGTTCATATCTGATCGATACGACTGATCGGGTCTGATAAATGCAGCGGCTTCTACCGGCTGGTTGATATAACAGCCGGAACaaacatagaaaaaataacTTGTTAGGGGTTAAAAGGAAGAgctgctgctgagctccagcagTGGACCAATGAAACACACTCTGAAAGTTTAGCAGAGCTGACGGGACATGATGGGCGGAGCCTAATAAGGATGCTGGGgatctgaccaatcagagtggACTAGAAGGTTTTCTTCTCAGGGTCGGCAGTTTCTTACTCTGAGGGGGGACCAGAGGTTTCCCTCCAGCTGCACACCAGCCGACCGGGTGGATGTCAGGAACGCACAGATTCAACCAGAAATCTCTGGTGGAGTCGCTGTCGAAGCCCTCGTACCGCAGCAGGGCCTTAaaacctgcaaacacacacacacacacacacacacacacacacacacacacagagcaagtCAGGGTAACCGGATGCTGTCGTCATGGTTTCTGCATCCATGTTGGTCGGCTGCACAGCAACCTGCTGAGGAGGGATTTACATGGTCCAGTCTGGGAAACGTCTCCACCTCGGAGGACAAGACGTGGGTTCTGGTCGGGAACGCCACGAGACGTTCAGGGCCAGTTTAAAAGCTACGGTAAATCCAGCTTCAGGCCAGTTCTGAAACCTCCTCAGAAAGTTCATTTAAAGTGTTTGTAAAACGATTTCTGGAGTTGAACCATCAACTCATCTCATGTTAAAGAGCAGcaaaaaaacacagctgattGGTTTCTATGGCTACGGATGGAAACAAAACATTCTCTCACATCAAATCACAAGAACACGCAGGCGCACAGTCTGCAgcgcacgtgtgtgtgtgtgaacatgcattcgtgtgtgtgtgtaccagccAGTTTGATGATGCTGGCGATCCAGTACACCCTCATTGGGAGACCACTGTCGGTGTTTGGGACCTCGACCCGAACTCCTTCGCCGACGTCGACCCAGGTCTTCCCCATTTGGACCTGAACCAGTAGAAGAGACTGGATCTGAAAACCCTCATCAGCTGTTTCTCATCTGAAACTGGCTCAGTGGTTCCAACCGTGGACCCGATTCTGAGATGAGATTCAACTTAAATCAACGCGACACGGGTTTAAACTGGAGCTGGTTTTAATAAATCCTGAAATCTGGATTAAAGAAGCAACCGTGGCTCAGATCCTGATCCAGGAAAGAACAGGCTGCTTTATAAAAACCCggatcaaactttatttatacttttcattcaaaactggacaaaacatgcaaaaaaaactaataaagtcTGAAACTACAAACCCAGACGGAGACTTTCTGAATGACAATCCAGGATCAACAATCCAGAGTTTTATAAAGCTAAacccagaaataaaataaaa from the Melanotaenia boesemani isolate fMelBoe1 chromosome 2, fMelBoe1.pri, whole genome shotgun sequence genome contains:
- the LOC121651350 gene encoding MBT domain-containing protein 1-like isoform X1; translated protein: MWSRDLFKQVDRLSRKRRDSFGMLDSLEEDRSSCSTDSSGASGASSPEDSEDEEFGGGGGGLTQLTSSSSSSASSLMLIKTNGQVYTYPDGKAGMATCEMCGMVGVRDAFYSKTKRFCSVSCSRSYSSNSKKASILARLQGKPPTKKAKVLQKQPLMTKLAAYAQHQTSHNSSIRKSAPVEVFDWGRYLGDGDVAGAPVSCFKHVQMGKTWVDVGEGVRVEVPNTDSGLPMRVYWIASIIKLAGFKALLRYEGFDSDSTRDFWLNLCVPDIHPVGWCAAGGKPLVPPQTILHRFTNWKTFLVKRLTGSKTLPPDFSSKVQESMQFPFKKQMRVEVVDKTHLCRTRVALVEQVIGGRLRLVYEECDDGTDDFWCHMYSPLIHSIGWSRSIGHRFKRSDVAKKLDSQMDAPGQLFTKVKEVDQSGPWFEDGMKLEAIDPLNLSAICVATVRKVLADGYLMIGIDGSEAADGSDWFCYHSTSPSIFPAGFCEINNIELTPPRGYSCLPFRWFEYLKESKSVAAPVNLFNKDVPNHGFRPGMKLEAVDLMEPRLVCVATVTRIVHRLLRIHFDGWEDEYDQWVDCESPDLYPVGWCQLMGYQLQPPAVNAGSRDLHSASSRQRKKSQQYRGQKKKRKLPIAKRLVGDVVVGAPRSLSGDENETPPDYPSPLPPSSIAQPSSAEPESSRPTEGGAGSHMKDEKFSSQRTEPETNGSSGGFLNNKDQ
- the LOC121651350 gene encoding MBT domain-containing protein 1-like isoform X2, which produces MESTRDAVDRLSRKRRDSFGMLDSLEEDRSSCSTDSSGASGASSPEDSEDEEFGGGGGGLTQLTSSSSSSASSLMLIKTNGQVYTYPDGKAGMATCEMCGMVGVRDAFYSKTKRFCSVSCSRSYSSNSKKASILARLQGKPPTKKAKVLQKQPLMTKLAAYAQHQTSHNSSIRKSAPVEVFDWGRYLGDGDVAGAPVSCFKHVQMGKTWVDVGEGVRVEVPNTDSGLPMRVYWIASIIKLAGFKALLRYEGFDSDSTRDFWLNLCVPDIHPVGWCAAGGKPLVPPQTILHRFTNWKTFLVKRLTGSKTLPPDFSSKVQESMQFPFKKQMRVEVVDKTHLCRTRVALVEQVIGGRLRLVYEECDDGTDDFWCHMYSPLIHSIGWSRSIGHRFKRSDVAKKLDSQMDAPGQLFTKVKEVDQSGPWFEDGMKLEAIDPLNLSAICVATVRKVLADGYLMIGIDGSEAADGSDWFCYHSTSPSIFPAGFCEINNIELTPPRGYSCLPFRWFEYLKESKSVAAPVNLFNKDVPNHGFRPGMKLEAVDLMEPRLVCVATVTRIVHRLLRIHFDGWEDEYDQWVDCESPDLYPVGWCQLMGYQLQPPAVNAGSRDLHSASSRQRKKSQQYRGQKKKRKLPIAKRLVGDVVVGAPRSLSGDENETPPDYPSPLPPSSIAQPSSAEPESSRPTEGGAGSHMKDEKFSSQRTEPETNGSSGGFLNNKDQ
- the LOC121651350 gene encoding MBT domain-containing protein 1-like isoform X3; this translates as MWSRDLFKQVDRLSRKRRDSFGMLDSLEEDRSSCSTDSSGASGASSPEDSEDEEFGGGGGGLTQLTSSSSSSASSLMLIKTNGQVYTYPDGKAGMATCEMCGMVGVRDAFYSKTKRFCSVSCSRSYSSNSKKASILARLQGKPPTKKAKVLQKQPLMTKLAAYAQHQTSHNSSIRKSAPVEVFDWGRYLGDGDVAGAPVSCFKHVQMGKTWVDVGEGVRVEVPNTDSGLPMRVYWIASIIKLAAILHRFTNWKTFLVKRLTGSKTLPPDFSSKVQESMQFPFKKQMRVEVVDKTHLCRTRVALVEQVIGGRLRLVYEECDDGTDDFWCHMYSPLIHSIGWSRSIGHRFKRSDVAKKLDSQMDAPGQLFTKVKEVDQSGPWFEDGMKLEAIDPLNLSAICVATVRKVLADGYLMIGIDGSEAADGSDWFCYHSTSPSIFPAGFCEINNIELTPPRGYSCLPFRWFEYLKESKSVAAPVNLFNKDVPNHGFRPGMKLEAVDLMEPRLVCVATVTRIVHRLLRIHFDGWEDEYDQWVDCESPDLYPVGWCQLMGYQLQPPAVNAGSRDLHSASSRQRKKSQQYRGQKKKRKLPIAKRLVGDVVVGAPRSLSGDENETPPDYPSPLPPSSIAQPSSAEPESSRPTEGGAGSHMKDEKFSSQRTEPETNGSSGGFLNNKDQ